A segment of the Hallerella succinigenes genome:
CCCTTTTTCAAGAAAATAAGCCCAAAGCCGGTCCGCAGGGGCCGGTTTTGCTGTTTTAGGTCGTTTCTTTTCAACAAAGACTTCTTTTCATTTTCATCAACAACTTCAGGAACGCGAGCAATGGCACGAGACAACTCGCGAAAATTGTCACAAGCATGTAGAGACCGCGTTCAGTAAAGGCCGTCGGATTAACAGGACTGTATTTTAGCTTGGCAAGGTGGTCAAATTTTTTGACCAGCTCCTTTTTCTGCCTGAATCTTCTGCGATTCCTTCAACACTTCGTCCAACGTGAAATCTTCCTGCGTAAAGAAAAACGTGTTCTTGCCCAAATCCTTGAGCGAAGCCCCGAAGTGGTAGGCCGTATCGTCTATGAACAAGAATCGGTCGTGCATTCCGTAACTAGGCAGAACTTGCATCGGGCAGTCGGGATATTGTTCGTTGTAAGTGGCTAGGTCCATTTCAAGGACTTTGCTTTTGTCATAGGTGTAGATTGTCACGGAAACGCCTTTTTCCCGCTTGAGCATCATGGCCAGAGTCTTCTCGGTCACGTACCTGTCGACAAGTACGATTCTTTTCTTTGCCTGGCGAATCAGGTCACAGACAAATACATAGGCATCGAACTCCTGGTTGTTGTAAAATAAGCCCTTGGTTTTGAGCTCGCCCCTGTCCATCGCCTCGAAAAGTTCGTCAAATTTACGGTCGTGGTCAAGCAGATGCTCGTCATGACCGGTCAAGCGGCAGTCCTGTTCCAAATCTTTTGCTTCTACATTTGAAAGCCGGTTTATAAAACCTCCATTTTGCAATATAAAATGACGCATCGCCACGAATGCTTTCATGATGTCTATGCTGACCCTGATGGCTTTTTCGCTATGCAGCACAGCAGAAAGCATGGCTACTCCCTGTTCGGTGAAGGCATAAGACGAATATTTGGAATGCTGTCCACGTCCAGTTTTTATGGTTCCATCTTGGCACCTTAGAGACTCTTCTTTTGTCAGCTCGAAGTAGAACTCATCGGGAAATCTGTTGGGATTTCTTTTTACGGCCCGATTAATGTACTTCGTTTCCACCCCGTAAAGCGTCGCCAAATCGCGGTCAAGCAACACCTGCTTGCCACGAATGACTTGAATCATCTTTCCGATGCCTGACTCCATAAGCGGGTTAGGTGCGGAATTATCCGTTTTTTCGGTCTTTTTAGCCATCTTCTACTCCTTCCGCCTACAAGCAAAAAAAGGCGGGGCAACGTGTTCTCGATGCAAATATACGTTCCTCGTATGTCACATTAATCTGCGTTGTCATCTTGTAATGCCAGGCTTTCTTTTTCTGCCTGAATCTTCTGCGATTCCTTCAACACTTCGTCCAACGTGAAATCTTCCTGCGTAAAGAAAAACGTGTTCTTGCCCAAATCCTTGAGCGAAGCCCCGAAGTGGTAGGCCGTATCGTCTATGAACAAGAATCGGTCGTGCATTCCGTAACTTGGCAAGACTTGCATCGGGCTGTCGGGATATTGCTCGTTGTAAGTTGCCAGGTCTAACTCGAGAACCTTGCTCTTGTCGTAGGTGTAAATAGTCACGGAAACGCCTTTTTCCCGCTTGAGCATCATGGCCAGAGTCTTCTCGCTCACGTACCTGTCGACAAGTACGATTCTTTTCTTTGCCTGGCGAATCAGGTCACAGACAAATACATAGTTGACCCTTAAAAAGTCACTTCGCGAGCGCAGGATAAGGAGGTTCGCCGTTTTTATTCACCCCTTCCCGGCAAAGGAAGCAACAGTATAGCCATTCCAACAGGACAAAAAAGCGCCTCATGGCCCTCTTGAAGTTGAACGCCGCTGCTGCAAGCTTTGCATTGAGCATGTCGCCAAAGATTCCCTTGTAGAAATTTCTGCCCATACGGTGGTCGCTTTTCAGGTGGCCGTTGATAGGCTCGATGCCTGCCCTCTTGCAAAAAAGCTTGTGAGCCTTTTCCTTCTGGTAGTAAGTCGCGTTTTTCTTCGGGACGTCCGGTATCACGATCTTTGTCGTTCCGGATTCCTTTTGTCCGCGGTAGCCTCGGTCGCATGCGGCCTGGCTCGGCCTGAATCCAAGCATTTGTTCAACATGGTCAAGCGTATCGTCTATCGTATGTCCGTCATACTCGTCCCGGAACGAGACCGCGCCGACAATGATGCCGCTGTAGCTCCGGGCGATTGACACCTTGTTGCCGAACTCGTATTTCTTGTGTTCCTTGCCCTTGCCGATGCATTTTACTTCGGGTTCGTGAAGCGAATAGACCTTGTCCTTGTCGCATTTCTTCTGTGCCAGAACTTTTTTGAAAAGCTCGATTTTTTCTTTGTACGTGTTCAACAAGTTCTTGCTGGCGAGATTTCGCTCTAATTCACGGACGAGCCGTCCCGCGATTGTCTTCAGCCTGCGATCTGCCTTGTGAGCCTTCTTGCCGTTCTTCGGGTGATTGCGGAAACGCTGGTCACGATGGACCTTCTTCAAGGTTCTCTTGTAGGACTGTCTTTGCGGAAGATCATGCTCTTCCACGATCCTCTGTACCTGTTCTATTATCTTGTTCGCAAGTTTGGCGTCTGTAGGGAACGTGATGTTCTTTTCCTGCACGGTCGTGTCAAGAAAGACCGTGCCGCATCCTGTCGGTCCTTGTTTATCGTGGTCATCGTTGACGAGGATACTTTCCTTGAGGATCATGTCCATGCCCGCTTCGCCAATCATGTGCCGGAAGTGAACAAGTTCGCTCGGGTCGCAGGGTTGCTCCGTCGAGAAGAACCGTTCTCCGCAAAAATACTGGTAATAGGCGTTTTCCTGAAACTGCTCCACGACGGACTCGTCCGATACGTTGCGGATGTGCTTCAGGATGATGAGCCCGGTCATGAGACGGATCGGCTTGTTCGGCGCACCCATTTTGTCGTCAAACCGTTTCGAAAACTCGGTCTCGAACTTGTTCCAGTCAATCTTGTTCGCGAGAACGTAGAGGGAATGCTTGTGGTTCAACTGCTCCTCAAGGGAACAGAAAAGGCTTGTCTGTGCGTGGGATTTTGGCGGTCTGTACATAAAAAATTGCAAGGTTTTCAATCATATTTTAGAAAAC
Coding sequences within it:
- a CDS encoding ORF6N domain-containing protein; the protein is MAKKTEKTDNSAPNPLMESGIGKMIQVIRGKQVLLDRDLATLYGVETKYINRAVKRNPNRFPDEFYFELTKEESLRCQDGTIKTGRGQHSKYSSYAFTEQGVAMLSAVLHSEKAIRVSIDIMKAFVAMRHFILQNGGFINRLSNVEAKDLEQDCRLTGHDEHLLDHDRKFDELFEAMDRGELKTKGLFYNNQEFDAYVFVCDLIRQAKKRIVLVDRYVTEKTLAMMLKREKGVSVTIYTYDKSKVLEMDLATYNEQYPDCPMQVLPSYGMHDRFLFIDDTAYHFGASLKDLGKNTFFFTQEDFTLDEVLKESQKIQAEKGAGQKI
- a CDS encoding IS5 family transposase: MYRPPKSHAQTSLFCSLEEQLNHKHSLYVLANKIDWNKFETEFSKRFDDKMGAPNKPIRLMTGLIILKHIRNVSDESVVEQFQENAYYQYFCGERFFSTEQPCDPSELVHFRHMIGEAGMDMILKESILVNDDHDKQGPTGCGTVFLDTTVQEKNITFPTDAKLANKIIEQVQRIVEEHDLPQRQSYKRTLKKVHRDQRFRNHPKNGKKAHKADRRLKTIAGRLVRELERNLASKNLLNTYKEKIELFKKVLAQKKCDKDKVYSLHEPEVKCIGKGKEHKKYEFGNKVSIARSYSGIIVGAVSFRDEYDGHTIDDTLDHVEQMLGFRPSQAACDRGYRGQKESGTTKIVIPDVPKKNATYYQKEKAHKLFCKRAGIEPINGHLKSDHRMGRNFYKGIFGDMLNAKLAAAAFNFKRAMRRFFVLLEWLYCCFLCREGVNKNGEPPYPALAK